The Juglans microcarpa x Juglans regia isolate MS1-56 chromosome 2D, Jm3101_v1.0, whole genome shotgun sequence DNA window ATCTAAACCTAATCTCAATACGTTTATCCCTCTTTTacttgaaattttcaaattggAATACAAAATTAAACAGAATGTTTTTCTACATAGCACACTCACACATCCTATGGAATAATAATACATTTGCGATCAagatttcctataattttttgTCTAATCATTTCAATATAGTGAACTATATATATTGCGTCTATCTCTCTTCAAATTATATAAAGggttaaaagtaaaaattaaaattaaaaaaaaaaactgtaggAAATCTCAATCCTTCTATATAGACTTATGTTTTgcacttaatatatataatacccattttaattgaaatttgCGAAAATACAATTCTGAACATCTCAGGACTCAGTGTCATCTTTACcataacagaaaaataaattaattagtcattaataaaaacaaaattaaataaagtaaaataagaaaaggaaaagacataTGGGTCTAGCACGAGAGAATTAACTGGGGGATGATAAGGTTTCAGATCTGAGGTCGAAACCGAACGGCTTATCTTGTGTGTTGCGGCAGTCAGATGAGACTGGAGGATCTTGAAGCTGATCtcgaaaaaaaagggaaagccCAAAGCCCCACGTTAATTCTCAGGTAAAATCTATTGCTCCAAGTTTTTACCTTTAAGAGTCTTGGAAAGTGGAAACTACCTACATCTTTGAAACGAACTGATCAGTTTTGGTATTTGGATCTTCTCAAATATCTGCTCCGTGTCTGGTGTCCTGAAATTTGTTGGTATTCTTTGTTGTACTTCTGCATCTAAGTGCGAATTGAGCTTAAGAGGGAACTGATTGGTTTTTCGAAGACGTAATTTGAAAGATCTGCTGCGTGGGTCGAGTTTCTGAAATATTCTTGGATTCGGTATGGGGTTTTAATTTGAGAAGATGTTTAGCTTTAGAAGAAACTGATTGTTTTTGAGTTCAAAAATCTTCCATTTGGGTTGATCTGGATTCGGATATTTGTTTGATCTAAGTGAAATGTTTGTGTAATTTATCTTATAGATTTTTCTTTAGGAGGCCTTCGTGTAGTTAATCAATTGGCTGCTCTTGAGTTCTCTGAAGCTTCTTTTAGCTAATTTGAGAGTTTTGGTGGGAGGGGGGGTTTTCATAGGATAACTTTTGTAGGGGAAAGATGGCCGAGAAATTTTGGTTAAATGAAGAAGACAGAGCCATGATGGAGTCAGTATTGGGTACAGAAGCATGTGAGTTCTTGGTTGCATCAGCTTCTGAAAATGTGATATCAAATTTAGTTACGCCGTCTGGTGATTTGGGTGTGCAGCAGGGCTTGTCCCAGCTTGTAAGACGGTCCGATTGGAACTATGCAGTTTTCTGGAGGGTTGTGAGCTTGAAGTCTGGTAGTTCTGCCCTGATATGGGGTGATGGACACTTCTGTGACCCAAAAGGTGGGGCAGCTGGAGACAGGAACAGAGGTGAGGATAACAATTTGGATGGAGTTGGGAGGAAAGAGGAGGTGAAGAAGCTGGTGCTTCAGAAGCTTCATGCTTCTTTTGGTAGGTCAGACGAGGAGAACTTTGCAGCAAGGCTGAATGGAGTATCTGATGTGGAGATGTTCTACCTCACCTCGATGTATTTTACATTTCGATGTGATTCCTCACGTGGACTTGGGGAGTCATATATTTCTGGTAAATCAATTTGGGCTTCAGATTTGCCTAGTTGTTTACGTCATTATCAGCAGAGGTCATTTCTAGCAAGGGCAGCTGGGTTCCAAACTGTGGTGTTTGTACCTGTGAAATCTGGAGTTGTAGAGTTTGGTTCGATAAAATCGATTCCGGAAGAACAGAATACTGTGGACATGGTTAAAACTATTTTTGGGGAATCTAATTCTGCACAGTCAAGGGTGCTTCCAAAGATTTTTGGACATGAACTTAGTCTGGGTGGTACAAAATCCTGCTcagtcaatattaatttttcccCAAAGGTGGAAGATGATTCAGGTTTTACTCCAGACTCTTTTGATGTGCAAACAAGAGGTACCAATACTATTTATGGAAATTCTTCTAATGGATGTCAAAGTGATGATAATGAAGCAAAACTGTTTCCACGGTTGAACCAAATGGTAGTTGGGGGTTTTAATCCACAAACAATAGTTTCTAGCATGGAGATTGCTAAGGATGACTCATCATCTCAGCCTGATGAGCGGAAACccagaaagagagggagaaagccTGCGAATGGTAGAGAAGAACCATTGAACCATGTGGAAGCAGAGCGACAGAGGCGCGAGAAGCTTAATCAGAGATTCTATGCATTGAGAGCTGTTGTCCCGAATATATCTAAGATGGACAAGGCCTCTCTGCTTGGCGATGCCATTACCTATATCAACGATCTCCAGATGAAGATCAGGGTTTTGGAAACTGAAAAGGAGGTGGAAAAATCTAAGCATAAGCAGCTCTCTGCAACAGAGATTGATTTTCAGGCAAGACAAGAGGATTCAGTTGTGAGGATAGGCTGCCCACTGGATGCTCATCCGGTTTCTGGTGTCATCCAAGCGTTCAGGGAACATCAAATTGTAGCTCAAGATTCAAATGTTTCAACGGAGAATGGCAAGGTTATTCATACATTTTCCATTCGAACTCAAGGTGGTACTGCAGAGCAGTTGAAGGAGGAGCTGGTTGCTGCCCTTCTGAAGTGATGTGAACTCTTTAATTTAAGTTTCTGTCGGATGACTCGATGCTTTTCATAGAGAAAGTGATTCATGTTCtgatcaatgttttaaattgcATGAAGGCCATGAATCATGTAGACTGGGGATTTAAGCAACAATTTCACTATGAAATATTTTCGATGCGAAATGATCACACCTCAGCTAAAGAGAACCGCTATCAGAGTATtgggtatatatataatcaaaagcATTTTCTTGTAGCAACTTAGCAATTTGTTGGTTGagaaatcttttattttcttttacctcCACCTTGCCTTCCATGCATGCTCGAGCGtctatttaagtttttttttttttttttttgggggggggggggggggggggggttggaaGCAATGTTTGCATGCTCGAGCGtctatttaagtttttttttttttttttgttgggggggggggggggggggttggaagcaatgttttgaataccgtaccggacgccgtaccggtcaaggcactggaacgaaatatttcgataccggtaccgtttcgggatagttgatatataaataaattatatatataaatatatataaaaattatattctaaaataatagtctatatataaataaattatatataaatacatatatataaaaattataaatagtctaatatgaattgggggttaaaaaataagcttgtagtttgaaaaaacgaaaaaaaaaaaaaaaaaaacacaggtcgaaatatcggccggtatcggccgaaatataggccgctacaggccgaaattcaggccggtacgatcggtaccggccggtattttggctgGTACGGAACAGATGTAGTACCTGTACCGGTCGGATGgtcgaaatgaaaaattttggccgtaccggtcggtacggtacgaaatttaaaacacttgTTGGAAGTTATTTCaagtcatctcaattcatctcattactatttattattattcattaactttaactcataaattttactactatttacaatctattttattattatttacaattcatctcaattcattttcaaatctaaacgaCACGTTAGATTATGCTTGCCATGAAGAATAGCATTAATAGTGAGCTAATTAGCTCGAGGGTCtattaggtgtttttttttttaagaagaaaatattaggTGTTTAACCTTGATGTCCAATTAAGATATgtaaagaatatgtttttttcttttacttatcgaaaagtaaaaaagaaaaagaacaagaaaaagatGCTGGGAAATGTCGTCTTTCAAAACGTAGTTTAATTTTCCGTTACGTGGCATTCATGCTTACAAAGAATTTGGCTATTGCTTGTCCaacagtactagtactacttgcAGTCTTAATTAATGTGACACGTACAAATCTTTGACCCTGTATATTAATGAATGTTCCTTCCCCATGGCTTGCATTGCAACGAGATTAATTCGTCATAATCTCATACGCTTATAAGTATAGTAGTTTattatgtgtgtatgtatgcatatattgTTGACACTTCTCACGAAGGCCGTTCATGAGAATAAGTCTCTAGCTTCTTTAAGTTTATGAGCTCTTGAAGTGGTTCACTCTTATTATTCATCTCGTTCATAGAACGTTAGAATTGCCCTATAATAAATTGAACACGTGGGACACGTAATAACCAAAACTTGATGGAAGTTTCAGCTATAAATACTACGTTTAGTCCCCAAACTCATTCACTTAATCCCCTTCAGTCctacaccatctaaatagagtggagtCAAGTTTAGAAGTGTCAAACATCAGTGAGAAAGTGTAGCAAAACAGTGAGGAATATCAATGGCTGGAGGTACTGTTTATTTGGCATTAAACTTGTcgattatgttttaaatgtttattcCGCATTATAGAATCGCCATTTAGCtaacatttggtatcagagccctgTTTTATCTCTGCCTTGGTATTTATAAAGTTGCTCTGTTCATTTCTGTTATTTGGCCgaaagttttgaaaagttttaagttttgatttttggatttttttttcgaaaGAAGTTTAGAAATCATGTGGAAATagcttttctaaactttctgtGATTAAAAACGTGTTTTTTGATGTGAAAATGGTCCCAAAATTGTGATCTGCGAAACTGTCTGGAAGTTGAAGACGACCAAAACGACATGtagttttcagttttattgaaaacaacATGTCATTTAGTGGGGAAGTCTTTCATTCAGTATTGATAAACGACACGTCGTTTAGTTGGGAGCCATTTTTTTAGTATGGAGATAAACGACATGCAGTTTTCTGTTTTGTTAAAAACAACATGTCGTTTAGTTGGGCCAACGTTCATTTAGTATAACGAAAAAATGACACATCGTTTATAAGTTTAATAAAACGATATGTCGAAATACAAACTGTTGGCGACATTAGCGAAAGGATTTTAGTACTCTCGAACCCGTCTCCCTCTAAACTCTCATTACAGTTTTGTCTCGAGgaggtgggagcttcggctccttcctCCTCCTTCCCTCCCCCACCGTCCCCTCTGTGTAGTGCtctattttttgtgtttgttgtgtttgcaggctaaataagggagaatcgtGAATCTTGGATGTCCGGCAATTATAGATCAGCACGCGCCTCTCTATGGCGTTGCCCAGTCGTCGATCTTCAAGTCTTCCGAAGGCGGCGCCAATCAGAGCGGCGAGTTGCTCGCACGCGTGGCCAAAAGATATCGGAGACTTTCGGCGAGTGGCTCTCTCGCGATGCCAGGAGGCCCTCTGCCATCATCACACGCGGCGCCACTAGGGTCTGTGAGTCCGGAACCTCCAAGATCGATTGACGGTTTCTCCCAGGGTGGCGTGTGTACTATTTTTACAGTGgtttttccattgtattttattttgtgtcctgtttttccttttttttttgaaaaataaaaaattcaaaaatattgtcCTTTCGGACCTTGGTCCGAACGGTGTGATGTCCCCTCTCCGCTTAGGCTGTATATGGGGTTGGTACACCCTACTCCGCATAGTTGGGGTATGGGTTTTGTCATTTGGTTACTCTCTGTCGATGACAGAGTTGTACACGACGGATCCTTTAGACTTAGGTCTTTAAAGACCTGTCGTTTGAACTAGACCAGTCAGCTACGAAAGTGTGCTGGGGAGCTATTAACGTATATAACTGACTTTTTAAAGTCAAATTTGTATGTTctcttttatgaatgaaatgtgatcccttttataaaaaataaaaaataaaacgacATGTCATTTATATGGCCTGCTTTTCTTTTAAACAATGACGAAAATGACATGTCGttttcaattttagaaaaatgacaTGTCGTTTATATGAGtcagtttttcaaaaaaaaaaaaaaaaatttccactTTTATAGATGgtttgaaaagtgggtttttgggGCAATGCTCTTTGTGCTTATAATTGTTATGTTGTATATGCTTGtactttttatttgatttaattatatgcaatttggataattgttatgcaaatttatttattatgctcatatttaGTTTGCATGAATTGGTTAATTTTGCTCTATATTAATACATGCAATTTTTGGATGAGTATATTGTTAAAGGcatgaaattaaatgttatgcataatattatagttttgattatgtaatatttatacttatattatgagaatatcttgtgcataataataacatgttagtattagttaaaattatgtaattcataatattaagcTAGTCTTCTGCAATTTAATGTCTAGTaatctatataattttaattaattagagagaATATCCACAtcatctttaattaaataaaattatatattatgattgtTTAGGATCATATAAAGAATATTAgacattaattgtaattaattatacttaatataataaattttatcccacaagaatttttattatatttttattattaattaggataaaatatcaagttattcaTAACTTACCCACATGAATTATGAATTTAGGACATGATTTGATAGTTTTATCATAAAGTTTAATCTAAGATagaatatatatcaaattataatcataatatacccttagaattatgaattaagtaaataatttgataaaattataccATAAAGAATGATTGAATctacttgaattaaatttttggCCCACAGGCAATTTTAtgtcattagattcaatttttaagcatgatttatattggtaaaacatgaaattttatttaggCCTCAGTTTTAACATAAGCAtgtaatctataattttatgcagTTGTACAACCTGTAAATTTCTCTGATATTCGTTATGATATCCCTGAACTTAAGGGAGATAAATATAAGGTTTGGAAGGAGAgaattcttcttcatttaggGTGGATGGGCATAGGTTATGTTATTAGAAAAGACGAACCACTAGCAATCACTGATACCAGCACTGTAGCGAACATCGCGCTTTATGAGCGATGGGAGAGATCTAATCGCCTCAGCATGATGTTTATTAAGACTAGAATTTCTGCTGGTATTCGTGGTTCTGTCGATCAGCATGAAAAGATCCGAGACTTGCAAAAAGTTATTGATGAATAATTTGTCACTTCAGACAAGGTACTAGCAAGCACCCTAATCATGAAATTCTCATCCCTAAGGCTCACTAGTGTGAGAGGTGTGCGTGAGCACATCATGCAAATGAGGGACAATATGACTCAATTGAAGAAACTCGAGGTTGAAATATCGGAGTCCTTCCTGGTGCACTACATCCTGAATACCCTCCCGCATCAATATGGACCcttcaaaatcttaaataatataCATAAGAATAAATGGTCAATTAATGAACTCATGATCATGTGTGTTCAAAAGGAAGGGAGACTGATGATGGAATAGGGTGAAAGTGCAATGCTGGAAACGCATGGAAATGGTAAATTTCAAGCCAATcagaaagggaaaggaaaaatacCTCCCCAAGCTGGTATCAAGAAAGATTCCAGGTGttttttctgtaaaaagaaGGAACATATGAAGAAGAAATGcgctaaatttaaaaaatggctTACAGACAAAGGTAATCTAACGTCACTTGTTTGTTATGAATATAATATggttaatgtcaatattaaaatatggtAGATTGATTCTGGATCAACAATCCACATTTCGAATTCCTTGCAGGGTTTGCAAAACCTAAGGAAGCCAGTAGGAAGTGAGCAAATCATCTTATCAGGAAACAAGATGGGTTCGCATGTGGAAGCTATTGAAACTTactatttaattttaagtagtgattttgttttaaagttagAAAAGACCTTTTATGTTCCAAGTTTCTCTATAAACTTTATTTCAGTTTCGATACTTGTACCTTTTcaatattcctttaattttttaaattcatcattcaatttattttataaatttgattgtgttgggaatGATACTTTGTCTAATGGTCTTCACtgcattaatttataaaacaatgCCACTTATGATTCAATGCATGTTCACACTGGCACTAAAACATGTGTTATTAATGAGGATTCTTCTAAATTATGGCACCAAGGATTAGGTCATATCTTCGtagatagaattaaaagattagTAAATGAAGGGGTACTTAATACTCTGGATTTTACTGATTTTGAAACTTGTGTGGACAGCATAAAAGGAAAGCAGACCAACAAGTCAAAGAAAGGTGCCAATATGAATTCAAACATATTAGAGATCATACATATATGTAGTTCAGACATGAACTCACATGGtcaaaaatactttatctcttttatagatgattactcACGATATATGTATTTCTACATGGTTCATAACAAGAACGAAACATTAGATGCTTTTAAGATCTTTAAGGCTGAAGTAGAGAAATAATGCAGTAAGCAAATTAAGATCATGAGATCAGATAGATGTGGTGAATATTATGGTAGATACGCAGATGATGAACAAGCACCTGAGCTATTTGTAAAGTTTCTTCAAG harbors:
- the LOC121249166 gene encoding transcription factor bHLH3, whose protein sequence is MRLEDLEADLEKKGKAQSPTLILRGKMAEKFWLNEEDRAMMESVLGTEACEFLVASASENVISNLVTPSGDLGVQQGLSQLVRRSDWNYAVFWRVVSLKSGSSALIWGDGHFCDPKGGAAGDRNRGEDNNLDGVGRKEEVKKLVLQKLHASFGRSDEENFAARLNGVSDVEMFYLTSMYFTFRCDSSRGLGESYISGKSIWASDLPSCLRHYQQRSFLARAAGFQTVVFVPVKSGVVEFGSIKSIPEEQNTVDMVKTIFGESNSAQSRVLPKIFGHELSLGGTKSCSVNINFSPKVEDDSGFTPDSFDVQTRGTNTIYGNSSNGCQSDDNEAKLFPRLNQMVVGGFNPQTIVSSMEIAKDDSSSQPDERKPRKRGRKPANGREEPLNHVEAERQRREKLNQRFYALRAVVPNISKMDKASLLGDAITYINDLQMKIRVLETEKEVEKSKHKQLSATEIDFQARQEDSVVRIGCPLDAHPVSGVIQAFREHQIVAQDSNVSTENGKVIHTFSIRTQGGTAEQLKEELVAALLK